The genome window gaggcccattgtcatgccattcatccgccgccatcacctcatgttgcaGCATGATAATATACGGCTCCAGGTCaagaattcctggaagctgaaaatgtcccagttcttccatggcctgcatactcaccatatatgccacccattgagcatgtttgggatgctctggattggcgtgtatgacagcgtgttccagttcccactaatatccaacaacttcgcacagccattgaagaggagtgggaaaacattccacaatcaacagcctgatcaactctatgtgaaggagatgtgttttctgatccacagattagggcccaatgattttatttaaatttactgatttccttatatgaactgtagctcggtaaaatctttgaaattgttgcatgttgcgtttatatttttgttcagttgtaATAACGGAGCTGTGAGTCGGGAAGCAGGTACAGGTGAAACGTTTAATAAACGAAACCAGAAACGACACAAGTCCATGTGGCTATACGCCAGTACACAATAATAATACCAACTGTTGAGAAAACATaagagagtgacatataaaggggaggaaatgatgaaggtaatgaagtccaggtgtgaatcataatgattaacaggtgcgcgtaatgatgtgtgccaggtgtgcgtaatgatgaatcccaggaccggtgtTTAGTACTCTGGCGACATCGTACatcggaggggaggagcaggagaagatgtGACATCAGTATatacaaagatgaggaccaagagcaagagagtgtggtgtagtagtgtccacaactaaagaatcattagTAGGGCTATCccgaaagcatgatggtgtactaTGTGCACATGCTTACAGAAAGGGTgaggtgggtagctagctaagtgtgtcattgtagcaaagtatttataaataAAAATCTGATCTCTTAAAAGTTTCCTTCATTTTAGtttctattatctatacaataggctaTCAATGATTTTGTCCCAATAAGCCTGACGTATTACCTCTTTCAATGAGCTTTCTGTTTTGATAGGGTTATTTTTcctaaaaacctttaggcctacctatagaaaaatacaaaaaaacaactcTGCATCCCTGCTCAGCCTGACAAGAGTGGCCTGATGGGTGcttagcatccccagtggctctgcaagtgtGGAGAGGGTATTTTCCGCAGCTGGCCTactctccaggcaccatcacatgagcctgaagccacagactctggtcaaactcgtgtttctaaaaGTGATTTTAAAGGCACTGTAGGCTGAGACTAATAAATGTTTTTTGTTACATAATTTTATTGAATTCTAAttaagtcacagcctatatgcacaatttatagactataatgcTGAGCTCTTAATGTTCCTGCCAGCCTAGTGTGTCGCCAATACTTCACAATtaatttctttgtaggctatagccttgtaATAATTAAAATAATAGGCTAATAATATATCCTAAATAATTAATTTTGTTCCTTCTTAGGCTACCTGTCTGaatcctgacctatttagagtatttatatttatttacctttatttaactaggcaagtcagttaagaacaaattcttattttcaatgacggcctaggaacagtgggttaactgccttgttcagtggcagaacgacagatttgtaccttgtcagctcggggatgcaaacttgcaacctttcggttactagtccaacgctctaaccactaggctaccctgccgctgTTTAGTACGACATGTAGTCTATTTGAAATGATGCGCTTCTTACAGTCACATTTTCATGTtgtttattaaaatacttttcattcaaatcatatggtttggtttcaatacttcaaaaggGGGGTAGGTGTGGGGAGCGCCGgtgggtcctggtcagaggtgACTGTGATGCTGGGGTCAGTGCTGTGGATGGGGACGCTGGCTGCATGGCTGCTAGAAGCTGCTCTGGGAACAGTGGCTGTGGTGGGTTTTGGACCAAAAAGGGGCAGCGAGGGTGACGGTCATTCTCATCTGCTCTGAGACTCATTCACCCAGCATTCTCTTTGCTGGGGTCGAGGGGCAgcatgcgggggggggggggggggctgttaggGGAGCCACGGCTGCAGGGATGTCACCGGGGGCCGCGAATTTAGAACCTCTGTATCAGTAGGGGCGGTGCTAAGCTTGCAGGGTCTAGCACAGGGAACTGTCATACTGGGACCAGCAGAATTAATAAAAGTAACCCTTGTTGCAGTGGtgtccttcatactggatgcaccAAAGAGTCCGTTCCATACAATTGAGGGGTGAGGCCCTCACAGGGGCCAGCCTGATGGGAGGAATCGTCATGGAAACTGTAACCGTGGCAGCTGCACTTTAAGCAGGGGCACTGGGAGCAGCAGTGCTAGGAACAGCTGCACTGGTGAGACTGGGGACATTGGGAGTACTGGTGGCTGACTGTGTTATCTCTgctgatgctgtgtgtgtgtgtgtgtgtgtgtgtgtgtgtgtgtgtgtgtgtgtgtgtgtgtgtgtgtgtgtgtgtgtacacctatTTGTACTTTACTGAGACTTTACAGAGTGCACTGACATTATTTGCTGACCATGGCCAGTTAATGACCTAGaaatcataataaacatgaaGGATAACTCAAAGTGTGTATCCTTTGTCTATGATTATGGTCATTATGAGGATGCAGGATTCATAACTTACTTCCCGAACTAAACCCACAATAAATATGAGAACTACCACCgcctcccttcttctctccatTCCCTACctccctgctccatcctccaTTCCTCCCCCAAGACACAATAACAATCCGGTAATTAGTTTGGTTTCAACTGCGTTAGCAAcatcagggagagagaggggagggcagagagaaagagagggagagtgagagagattggTCTGTTTGCTGGAAAGAAAACAGTTTAAAGAATCCTTTTGATTCCAAGAGGATTAAAAGCAATGATGCAATTGACAATTTTTTTCCACCCTTGATCTAAAACCAGTCGTGAGTACTTATGGAATCTGTTGGATATTTACCTCAATCTTGACTAATTAGAACATTTTAGGTGATGACAGTTGTCACAAGTATTTGAGTTTATTAAACAAACCTGTTGTCAAGTCTTTAAATACCACATTTGCACTAAGATTGTAATTGTTTTAGATAATATTGATTATATTGCGTTTTATCTATTTCAAATAGATATGTCTAATGCTTTTAGATTACTTTGGCCTACTTCAGAATGAATGAATAATGATATTGTGTATTTTACATATTTCAAAGTATTATCATTATTTTGTTTTCATACTGTAGTGTTGGATATGATGTGTCAGCGTTAAGCGTAATTGGATAACTATCGGTTGTTATATATCCAAGGCAAAGTGAATCAAGACAAGAAACAAGTTATGATGTCTTTTTGAGATCACCTAATATCAGTCTTTATAAAAGTAAAACCATTATGATTGTATTGCATGCTGCTCTACACTTTGAGATTGCGAGGTTTGCCATGGAAACGGTGGACAGTGGCGCAGAGATAGTGACTGTGTGATCTGGTAGACGAGGGAGAAGTCTTCAAGCATCGCAAATGTTATTATTTTACAGAGCTGACATAATGGTGAATCGGAAAACATGGACATATTTTTTCACAACGGTAAGGGGAGGTCATGTCAAACTTGGTGGTGTTAGTCAGACCAAGTCTTCACAAGATATGGTGGAGGTTGTTAAAATGAGGGTCTGATGCGATTCACGGGAGACACTTTTAGTTAGCCTACTGTGGTTAGGCTATGTCATCACGTCATTAATTCCCCTGAAAAGAAATGACAGGGTTTTCCTTTTGTGACATCTCACTGAATCTCTGAAGCTAAACACTCCCTGTCTGCTTGCGCACTCAAGGATCTAGTGCGCTTTGGAGAAAAATAGGATTACGGATTACCTTCACTGAGACTGGAACTCTTACTCTGGATCCAATATGTCTCTAAACCGGGTTTACACAGACACGGAGCAGTCTGCAGAGGATTCTGGAGAATGTTCGGCCCCAGTCTCGTCGGACAACGGGCACGGGGCAGGTCGTACGCACGAGGTGACCGTGCGCAACACCGGCTGCTGCGTGTGCCTGCCGCGCATCATGCGCCTCACCTTTGCGCCCGAGTCCCTCGAGCGGCTCTACCAGGTCTACTTCCGACGGCAGCGACAGGAGACTCTTCTCGTGCTAGTGGTGTTTGCGGCGCTTTTCAACTGCTATGTCATTGTCATGTGCGCAGTGGTGTACACGACAGACAAACGTGCAATGATCGTGGTCGCGGCAGTTGGACTTGCTGCGGATATTGTACTCTACGCGCTTTGCCGACTGCGCAAGCTCCCCGCGGCGCCTGTTGTGCGCGGTGTGATACCATACGTACTCTGGCTGATGATAGCTGTGCACGTGCTGTGCTACCTGGGGCTGAACTACCAGCTTTCCCCCCAGGCCAGTGACACAGCGGGCTGGCAGGCCTTCTTCAGTTTCTCATGCTTCCTGACGCTGCCCCTGACCCTGGTCCCTCTCCTGCTGCTCACTGCTCTGTGCTGTGGGGTCCATACCCTGGTGCTGGGGGTCACCATCGCCCAAAGGCACCAGGACAGCCTGCAGGGAACCATACTGCTCAGACAGGTAAAGGAGAGGTGGATGTGAGTAAAGATTGGGATGGGGTGAGTGGAAACAAAGGTGGGAATAAAGGGAAGGGGTGCTGGTAGGTGAGTGCTCAGCAAAATCAATGGTGTACATTTAACTCGGAAAGTATTAGACATGGTTattgaattattttattttaaaggtCTGTGGCTTTCACCAAGTGAGTACATAGGCGAATGCCATCATTATGCCATTAATGACAATACAATACTTATATGATTAAGACTTACTTTGAGGGCCTAGTTTCATCCTAACACAGTGGTGTTTGGAAACTCCTGGTTttcaggccacatcaggcctgcaagtcacattatgctggcttgcaaagtgatgtgttataccaattggaatccagccagagttaggatatccaacagttggaatttttattcaccctcaacctgcattcagaatgacagtCAGGGTTGGGTGAAGTTGGTAAgaagactacctaaaccatttaaactggaacaataATTTCAGTAACGGTGCAATAAATATAGCGAACTGTTTGGATTAGTttaggaaaatgtatgtaatttgcCTTTGTGTAGCATGTGATTAATCaatcaaaaacacagatattaataATAATCCAGAAAAATAACACTGGGGGTTAATTTACTccactgagtgttaatttcactcttacaacaggaccctgaacagcttcaacccccaagccataagactgataagtagttaaatagttaaccaatagctacccgggCTAACTGCATtgaccttttttgcactaactcttttgactcatcacatacgctgctgttattatttattatctatcctgttgcctagtcactttatccctgcTTATGTGTACAAACAGTATGTACcgcaattacctcgtacccctgcacatcgactcgttaatcattgtgtatttattccttgtgttattatttatatatttttcgaATATTATGTCTtcatctgcattgttgggaagggcccgtaagtaagcttttcactgttagtctacaactgttgtctccaaagcatgtgaaaaatacacttaactcctgaatcaacactgaaaaatcaacattgGACAATTTGCTCTGTGGGAAAGAGGACAGGCGCAACACTGGCTGGTGAGATAGGGCATGATACAGGTGAAAAGACCTGAAACATCACACACACTCCAAACTCAGCTAATCACCATTAAGTTGCCTTTGTGTGCCAGGTTATGAAAGCCAGCTGTGCAGGGATCTGTGGGACACCCTTCGAGCTGAGGGTAATTTTGGAAAATGTTGTTGAACCTGCTCACTGTACTCAGTGAGAGTTGTCACTTAGGAACGCAACGCTCCCTCTGCATCCCTCACAACCTCAGTCAGTCAGGACTTAGTTTTCAGCCACGTGTTATGTCCATCCCTTCCCCCATCTGCCCCACTCCCCCAGCTCCTGGCTAACTGGGTGTTGTACCTGTGTGCGGTCACTGTGGGCGTGATATCATACTACATGGCCGACAGGAAGTACCGAACGGCCTTCCTGGAGGCGCGCCAGTCCCTGGAGGTCAAACTCACCCTGGAGGAGCAGAGCACCCAGCAGGtagatgtgtgtgcgtgtgtgtgggcgtCTGCATCCGTGCGTTTGTGTGTGCCCTGATGCCCGAGTGCCCTGTTACCGACTGTCTCCTCTAGCGGTTAGCAGTGTGCTGCCACCTCTAGCTGTTAGCAGTGTGCTGTCACCTCTAGCGGTTAGCAGTGTGCTGTCACCTCTAGCGGTTAGCAGTGTGCTGTCACCTCTAGCGGTTAGCAGTGTGCTGTCACCTCTAGCGGTTAGCAGTGTGCTGCCACCTCTAGCGGTTAGCAGTGTGCTGCCACCTCTAGCGGTTAGCAGTGTGCTGTCACCTCTAGCGTTTAGCAGTGTGCTGTCACCTCTAGCGGTTAGCAGTGTGCTGTCACCTCTAGCGGTTAGCAGTGTGCTGCCACCTCTAGCGGTTAGCAGTGTGCTGCCACCTCTAGCGGTTAGCAGTGTGCTGCCACCTCTAGCGGTTAGCAGTGTGCTGTCACCTCTAGCGGTTAGCAGTGTGCTGTCACCTCTAGCGGTTAGCAGTGTGCTGTCACCTCTAGCGGTTAGCAGTGTGCTGTCACCTCTAGCGGTTAGCAGTGTGCTGTCACCTCTAGCGGTTAGCAGTGTGCTGTCACCTCTAGCGGTTAGCAGTGTGCTGCCACCTCTAGCGGTTAGCAGTGTGCTGCCACCTCTAGCGGTTAGCAGTGTGCTGTCACCTCTAGCGGTTAGCAGTGTGCTGTCACCTCTAGCGGTTAGCAGTGTGCTGTCACCTCTAGCGGTTAGCAGTGTGCTGTCACCTCTAGCTGTTAGCAGTGTGCTGTCACCTCTAGCGGTTAGCAGTGTGCTGTCACCTCTAGCGGTTAGCAGTGTGCTGTCACCTCTAGCGGTTAGCAGTGTGCTGCCACCTCTAGCTGTTAGCAGTGTGCTGTCACCTCTAGCTGTTAGCAGTGTGCTGTCACCTCTAGCGGTTAGCAGTGTGCTGGATAACCCAGCACTGCTTTAATTACAGTGTGTTGTCTCTGGCTCTGGTCTAATGGGATAATTAGACAGACTGTTGTTATCTTTACAGTAGAGGCATTGTTACGGAGGTGCAACAGTTGGGTGCTTTTTAAGTTGGTCACATATGTTCTGAGGTATGCAGAGGTGTGGGACAAGGGTTAATGTCTATTTCCATcacttccttctttctttcttctcttgccttttcctctctccctttactgctttccattctctctctcatctcctccttctctctcatctgtctcctGTCCCCTCACACAATCCTCTCTGTCATTACTGTCAAATTAACTGAGTCGACCCTAATTCACTGCAGCTGATGAGCCAATTATTATTGTGTCCCTTCCATCCTCTGTTATGCTTTTCCCTGACTGCTACTATTTGTAGAGCAAACAGTATgggccctggagagagagagcgagacagagggagagagagaaataagttAGACAGAATTCCCAGAGTGGCAAAGAGGCAGTGGAGGCTTCTGGGAGACGGGTgcagccagccaatcagaacaCATCTGACTGTTTCACATTGCCATGACGACGTGGCCCTGAGAGGATGCTCACAGAAATTATACTCCTGTCTCAAACATGCAGTGCAcacgtctgtctctgtgtgtgcaggAGGAGTTGTTGCTGTCCATCCTGCCCAAACACATAGCAGAAGAGATGCTGGAGGGCATGAAGAAACAGGCTAACCAGAACGAAGTGCAGCAGTTCAACACCATGTACATGTACCGTCATGAGAACGTCAGGTTCGACAATGTTAATATAACGTAATGTGAACGTGAAGATGTGCTATCATTCAGAAATACTCAtgacaataatctgtactctaaCACATGGATATTGAGCGAACCTATTAAGCAATTTAGTTTTCTCTGcttccccctttcccctttctctccccctcttctctcttctctctctccctccctctctcttacagtATCCTATTTGCTGATATAGTGGGTTTTACCCAGCTCTCCTCAGCGTGTAGTGCACAAGAGCTGGTCAAGCTGCTCAACGAACTGTTCGCCCGCTTTGACAAGCTAGCTGCTGTGAGTTTCTCTCTATACCAggaatcatcaactagattcagccacggtcCGATTTctttcttgagcagatggtcgggGAGCCGGAGCAAATTACAAATCATTTTTAAATTGCAAATTGACCGTAAAAAGCCGAAACAGATATATTTGACTAAACCGTAATAATTTAAAAttattacatttgtatacgatcacgtgtctTCTCTATAGGGCATAATTGGGAATAGATTTCCAAAATGAAAATCACTTGGAGTGGATTTCCTGGTGTTTGTACAGTCTTTTCTGTCCAACAATAATCACGGACCAAATTCGGCCCGTCGGCCGCCAGTTGGAGAACCCTGCTCTATACCTTGCTTTGTCTCATGGTCTTGTTTCTCTGCCTCCTTGTGTTGTTCTCTCCTTATCTCTCACAACAATACGTTATCTTAGGTGTCTTTCACATTCATCCGACTCACCTATCTCTTCTATAAGGATACTTCTGCTGTCTTTAAAATACACTGTTTATTTCTctcgcaaacacacacaactCATAACATACATGACATTCATATCGTTCCTGTCattgtgtctctcctctcctctcgctctatctccaccctccctccctccatacagcAACACCACCAGTTGCGTATCAAGATCCTGGGAGACTGTTACTACTGTATCTGTGGCCTGCCTGATTACCGTGATGACCACGCAGCCTGTTCCATCATGATGGGCCTGGCCATGGTGGAGGCCATCTCGTAagtgaggggaaggaggagaggaaggaaaaggaggaggaagggggaagaagggtgggagaggagggtggaagaGTGAGCATGAGGGATGTACAATTTAGAAAAGGATAGCATTTAGAAAAACTGAATTCAATTAACCCCTTTTCCATCCAAACTCAGGTATGTGCGTGAGAAGACTAAGACAGAGGTTGACATGCGTGTGGGGGTGCACACAGGCACTGTGCTGGGAGGGGTGCTGGGACAGAGGAGGTGGCAGTTTGATGTCTGGTCCACTGACGTCACTGTGGCCAACAAGATGGAGTCAGGAGGGATACCTGGGTAAGAAATGTACAGCAAGATCACTGGCCCAGGGAGAGGTCACTAGTAATGTCTCTGAGTGTCACTTTCATTGCCAAGAGGGTACATAGACAGTGTGTGTCTATGGGTGTGCGTGTTCTCCAGGCGTGTCCACATCTCCCAGAGCACCATGGAGTGTCTTCATGGAGAGTTTGACCTGGAGCCAGGGAACGGAGGGGAGAGGTGTGAGTACCTGCTGGAGAAAGGCATAGATACCTACCTGGTGCTGTTCTCCAAGGAAACCACCCAGGTCAACGGACTCAACATGGTAGTAAGTGATGACCTCTCTGTCTGGCCTGGTTCtataaattaaatgttttatattcctctctctgtctggcctggttctgtaaattaaatgttttatattgctctcgctctctctccccactcctcatttttcagaatagaAACTCTCCTCAGTTGATTAACACCACAGAGACCAATGGGAGCGTCGGTTCGGTCCGAGGCACGCCCACAGAGCGCAAACAGGAAGCAAAAACACAGGTACACCTAACCCCTAACTTCCATCTTTTCTTTTAAGATTTTGATTAGATTTGACTAATTGTATGAATTTCACTACGAGCCTATCCATAACCTCTGACCTGTGTTGCCTAGGTGACGAGCCCTCAGCGTCAAATAAAAAAGAAAGTGGATGCCAGGGAGAGTGAACAGGAACTGAACAGACTACTGCACCTGGagctgctggagagagagaacgaagagccgtaagagaggaggagaaggggaaagGGAGGATAGTCTGGGGGGACAAAGCAAAGAAGAGGGAAAAGTATAcactcctccatctctcactctttcgatctctctctctctctctcgttctatcAGTGCGAAGGAGCGTCGGACCAACCCTGTGTCCCTGCAGTTTGTGGATGGGGAGTTGGAGGGGCGTTACTCTGCAGAGAAGGAAAGACAGAGTGGTGTAGCTTTCTGCTGCAGCTGCCTGGTCCTCTTTTTCACTGCAGGCATGGAGGTCCTCATAGACCCAATGTGAGTTCACACATTATATTCAACACAAAATATTAAATATACTGTACtacaacataaactcagcaaaaaaagaaacgtccctttttcaggaccctgtctttcaaacataattcgtaaaaatcaaaatatcttcacagatcttcattgtaaagggtttaaacactgtttccaaaaTTGCAGAACTTGCAGAACGGCGTAAAGTTCTGTATCCAATTTTCAAGGAAAATAGATTAAAAGGGAAACGAGTAGCTCTCGTCATCGATAAACTATATTTTGATAACCAGTTGTTCAGAGATACAAAGACGGTTATTTAAACAATTACAAAGTTCTTATAGACGGGGAAAAAATTTAACACAATTCTAGCCCGGTTATAGATTGTAACAATAAAATGGAAATCTATATTTTTTATTGATCTTCAAATATaactaattggaacacacaatCACTAATTCAACATGGTGAAGATAAAAACGCAGTAaacagaaggcacagtatgtgtggatggtgtggtatgtttattttttgttgttgttgttatatttGGAAAAGTGTGGCGTTGAgtgaccttgtacctagccggtggggattccggtgggcTGCCCCtacccaggcagtggcagtgctggcaacacttgCTGCAGTAACctatggggagggggtcacactcggacattcagagagggtgtatattattgtggccctggtggcacaaaatcataagtctgactgcatggagatgcttgggaatatggtcaatacgggGGACCGTGTTGCGGGTGTTTCAGGGAAAAGGTGTATATTTGGCCTCCATCATCTAGgatgtgacaatggttaataaaatctctcAATTTCAGCCCATTTTTTTGCACAGTCttgcaggccttctcatacagctgcaactgtatatgcattcgtaattcaagacctttcttgagttgggctctgggatggtgcaactgttgagaatgtgagcctatggttgagtgtgtaggtgtatgtgcgtatcccacaactgttgcgaaggagtaaaagatgttagggacaatataggatgattcacaataattgtttgctaatataataattgcttgtaataatgtaattttggtaatggtgagactggtgagaggtaaaaccctttgcataaattgcctacattactacaaatattaatagctaattatggaaaataagaaacaggattatcattttataacatttttgacatgtgtttttcaggatttttttgttgttattctgtctctcactgttcaaataaacctaccattaaaattatagactgatcatttctttgtcagtgggcaaacgtacaaaatcagcaggggatcaaatacttttttccctcactgtagtagcaatgcaaatatcatggtacagctatttagacactcaatcatcatgttactttttaatggtacgtttacaaacatatattttgataaatagaattgaaagttgtgtctcattatggtaagtggtgaaataagtatagccagttataaatgtaatggcttagcagataataagaaaagacgatcagtatttacctggctaaaagagaaggaatgtaatatctattgtttacaggaaactcattcaacaattttagatgaagttttgtggacAAAGGACTGGGGGGGTGAAATATATTTCTCCAATGGGCAAAGAAATTCTAAaggggtgatggttttaattaaTAGTAATTTTGATctaaatgtgcaaattgtccaaacagatcatcaaggtagatggattattttaaatatgttattggacaataaacatatatggcttattaacctatacggtccaaataatgatgatccaagcttctttgaaaatatatataagaatgtATCatctctacaagcaacactagactctattattatggtgggagatttcaatacggtcttaaatacctctatggaccggaaaggaaatcacactacaaactatcacccttaggcacttaaggaaatcatgaatgtcatggatatattggaattagtggatatatggagacttaaataccctgacctagtgagatatacatggtggaggcttaatcaagctagtcgtcttgactacttccttatgccattctctctggcaccaaaagtttaaaaagtgttgataggggacagaatgtggttggatcatcacataattggcatatatattactcttacagaatatccacatgggcgaggatattggaaatgtaatcaaagcctactagatgataaattgtttagaattaggacagaagaatttataactgactttttcagacataacataggtacagcagatccccttattgtatgggacacttttaaatgtatcTTTAGAGGCCTTTCAAtccagtactcatctataaatcaaaagcaatttagatcaaaagaatCCATATTAACAATGGAAAATGAAGGACTAACGGTACAGTttgatagcaataaaaactgtaccatagagacacagaataagttagaggaaaaacaaaaagaaatggaggaacttattcaagaaagatccagtgtaataacttataaaaataaagcgaactggatggaatatggggaaaaatgcaccaaattatttttcaatcttcaatatagaaatgctaccaaaaaaatgtattgaaacttgttacaaatgatggagtcacgcatgattcacagaatgatattttgaaagaggacgtaaagtactttaagaatatgttttcatttcagtctccatctccactaactgaaactaattgtatggaattttttcctaataataatgtcaaattaacatctg of Salmo trutta chromosome 1, fSalTru1.1, whole genome shotgun sequence contains these proteins:
- the LOC115191681 gene encoding adenylate cyclase type 3-like — encoded protein: MSLNRVYTDTEQSAEDSGECSAPVSSDNGHGAGRTHEVTVRNTGCCVCLPRIMRLTFAPESLERLYQVYFRRQRQETLLVLVVFAALFNCYVIVMCAVVYTTDKRAMIVVAAVGLAADIVLYALCRLRKLPAAPVVRGVIPYVLWLMIAVHVLCYLGLNYQLSPQASDTAGWQAFFSFSCFLTLPLTLVPLLLLTALCCGVHTLVLGVTIAQRHQDSLQGTILLRQLLANWVLYLCAVTVGVISYYMADRKYRTAFLEARQSLEVKLTLEEQSTQQEELLLSILPKHIAEEMLEGMKKQANQNEVQQFNTMYMYRHENVSILFADIVGFTQLSSACSAQELVKLLNELFARFDKLAAQHHQLRIKILGDCYYCICGLPDYRDDHAACSIMMGLAMVEAISYVREKTKTEVDMRVGVHTGTVLGGVLGQRRWQFDVWSTDVTVANKMESGGIPGRVHISQSTMECLHGEFDLEPGNGGERCEYLLEKGIDTYLVLFSKETTQVNGLNMVNRNSPQLINTTETNGSVGSVRGTPTERKQEAKTQVTSPQRQIKKKVDARESEQELNRLLHLELLERENEEPAKERRTNPVSLQFVDGELEGRYSAEKERQSGVAFCCSCLVLFFTAGMEVLIDPMLMVNYVTLAIGEGLLLILTICSMAAVFPRMFSKRLVSFSMWIDRTRWARNTWAIAAIFVLTMAEIADMLSCVQPPFLFLNTSAGLSMESLGDGGCAENPKHYSYMAVLSLVATTMLVQVSHLVKLGLMLLVIVATGAVNIYSWRDIYDLYDFIRFTSYRMSVVPSKYLMTVMIMIMMICFYYFARHVERQSRKLFLWKIEVHDQKERVFEMRRWNEALVTNMLPEHVAKHFLGSKKRDEELYSQSYDEIGVMFASIPNFSDFYTEEGINNGGIECLRILNEIISDFDSLLDRNEFRFITKIKTIGSTYMAASGVTPESNTNGYCNRPIEEQSLLERWQHLADLADFALAMKVTLTKLNDQSFNNFMLRIGLNKGSVLAGVIGARKPHYDIWGNTVNVASRMESTGVMGNIQVVEDCYDILKEYGFRFVRRGPIFVKGKGELLTFFMKGKDKTSSNGTGPTTTTTLPHQVVDHS